A region from the Aegilops tauschii subsp. strangulata cultivar AL8/78 chromosome 5, Aet v6.0, whole genome shotgun sequence genome encodes:
- the LOC123494163 gene encoding photosystem II protein D1 — translation MTAILERRESTSLWGRFCNWITSTENRLYIGWFGVLMIPTLLTATSVFIIAFIATPPVDIDGIREPVSGSLLYGNNIISGAIIPTSAAIGLHFYPIWEAASVDEWLYNGGPYELIVLHFLLGVACYMGREWELSFRLGMRPWIAVAYSAPVAAATAVFLIYPIGQGSFSDGMPLGISGTFNFMIVFQAEHNILMHPFHMLGVAGVFGGSLFSAMHGSLVTSSLIRETTENESANEGYKFGQEEETYNIVAAHGYFGRLIFQYASFNNSRSLHFFLAAWPVVGIWFTALGISTMAFNLNGFNFNQSVVDSQGRVINTWADIINRANLGMEVMHERNAHNFPLDLAAVEVPSING, via the coding sequence ATGACTGCAATTTTAGAGAGACGCGAAAGTACAAGCCTGTGGGGTCGCTTCTGCAACTGGATAACTAGCACTGAAAATCGTCTTTACATCGGATGGTTCGGTGTTTTGATGATCCCTACCTTATTGACCGCAACTTCTGTATTTATTATCGCCTTCATCGCTACCCCTCCAGTAGATATTGATGGTATTCGTGAGCCTGTTTCTGGTTCTTTACTTTATGGAAACAATATTATCTCTGGTGCTATTATCCCTACTTCTGCGGCGATCGGATTGCACTTTTACCCAATTTGGGAAGCTGCATCTGTTGATGAGTGGTTATACAATGGTGGTCCTTATGAGCTAATTGTTCTACACTTCTTACTTGGTGTAGCTTGTTATATGGGTCGTGAGTGGGAACTTAGTTTCCGTCTGGGTATGCGTCCTTGGATTGCTGTTGCATATTCAGCTCCTGTTGCAGCTGCTACTGCTGTTTTCTTGATTTACCCTATTGGTCAAGGAAGCTTTTCTGATGGTATGCCTTTAGGAATCTCTGGTACTTTCAACTTTATGATTGTATTCCAGGCAGAGCACAACATCCTTATGCATCCATTCCACATGTTAGGTGTAGCTGGTGTATTCGGCGGTTCCCTATTCAGTGCTATGCATGGTTCCTTGGTAACCTCTAGTTTGATCAGGGAAACTACTGAAAATGAATCTGCTAATGAGGGTTACAAATTTGGTCAAGAGGAAGAAACTTATAATATTGTGGCTGCTCATGGTTATTTTGGCCGATTAATCTTCCAATATGCTAGTTTCAACAACTCTCGTTCTTTACACTTCTTCTTGGCTGCTTGGCCTGTAGTAGGAATCTGGTTCACTGCTTTAGGTATTAGTACTATGGCTTTCAACCTAAATGGTTTCAATTTCAACCAATCTGTAGTTGATAGTCAAGGTCGCGTTATTAATACTTGGGCTGATATCATCAACCGTGCTAACCTTGGTATGGAAGTAATGCACGAACGTAATGCTCACAACTTCCCTCTAGACTTAGCTGCTGTTGAAGTTCCATCTATTAAT
- the LOC123494164 gene encoding maturase K, translated as MFDIKERQFLHQKALFLKKKKKWKCYLINFWQYYFCFWTQPRRIHINQLANSCFDFMGYLSSVPKSSLLVRNQMLENSFLIDTRMKKFDTIVPATLLIGYLSKAQFCTGSGHPISKPIWTDLSNWDILDRFGRICRNLFHYHSGSSKKRTLYRLKYILRLSCARTLARKHKSTVRTFMQRLGSAFLEEFFMEEEQVFSLMFTKTTLFSFCGSHTERIWYLDIIRINDLVNPLN; from the coding sequence ATGTTCGATATCAAGGAAAGGCAATTCTTGCATCAAAAGGCACTTtttttgaagaagaagaagaaatggaAATGCTACCTTATCAATTTCTGGCAATATTATTTCTGTTTTTGGACTCAGCCGCGAAGAATCCATATAAACCAATTAGCAAACTCTTGCTTCGATTTTATGGGGTACCTTTCAAGTGTACCAAAAAGTTCTTTGTTAGTAAGGAATCAAATGCTGGAGAATTCATTTCTAATAGATACTCGAATGAAAAAATTCGATACCATAGTCCCCGCTACTCTCCTCATAGGATACTTATCAAAAGCTCAATTTTGTACTGGATCGGGGCATCCTATTAGTAAACCCATTTGGACAGATTTATCAAATTGGGATATTCTTGATCGATTTGGTCGGATATGTAGAAATCTTTTTCATTATCATAGTGGATCTTCGAAAAAACGGACTTTGTATCGACTAAAGTATATACTTCGACTTTCATGCGCTAGAACTTTAGCTCGGAAACATAAAAGCACGGTACGAACTTTTATGCAACGATTGGGTTCGGCATTTTTAGAAGAATTTTTTATGGAAGAAGAGCAAGTTTTTTCTTTGATGTTCACCAAAAcaactcttttttctttctgtggATCACATACTGAGCGTATTTGGTATTTGGATATTATACGTATCAATGACCTGGTCAACCCTCTTAATTAA